CCCAAGGGGATACACGTACGTACAGGTGGCACCTTCCGATATCAATCTGACAGTCCTTAAGGTGGAATTCCGTTGTGATTTTTCCCATAACATATCCCTCCTTACTATTGTCTTCCCAGATAGCATTCACAATATGGGATGTACAGGGATCTGGAAAGGCTATACCTGTGGGCGGTACCACCATGAGTTTGTTCAACTCTAAGCGGTATATCTCGCTCTTTCATGATCCATTTATTTACTGACGATCCAAACATAGCACTCTAAAACGGGGGCAGCAACGGCTACATGTCCACAGAGGTGTGCAAGCAGATCCCAGCTTGAACACCACTACACCAAGCGAGCTTgccgatgaagaagaggatgaaatggGGAGGCTTGAGAGGGTGAGCGATGGGGCTGAGCCATTGGTGGACATTTTAGTTGCTAACCATTTGCACAGTTAGTCAAAGATTTCGAAAGAGGGGACATCCCCAAAATTGATTGGCTTGATCGACTTACTTTTCGTCAGATTGAGAAGGCCCATTCGGCAAGTATACTACCGCCTCCAAAGGCCAACAGACGTCCAGCTTACCATCGATTAGGCTGAAGCTGAAAAGTCGGACAATTTGTACCTATATGTCGACCTACCCAAGTTTGACTTCCCTGTAGTCTTTTCGGAGCAAGAATCGCTTATAACATTTCCAATCCAACCCGTAATTCACCCGCCGTCACAAAACTCTCAGCCTACGTCTGCTCTGCCGCCCAATCTGTTATCAAATGATCCTCATCTATGGAAAACGTATGATCCCGAGGCCTGGAAGGAAAATCCCGTTGAAATCAAACACAGAAAGCTACTAAGAAGTCAGCGGTTGGGCGATGAAGGCAGAGACCTTAAACCAGGACCGGCTGATCGTGATCGTTTAAACGTAAGTGCTAGGAGTCATAATCTCAATCTCGGTCAAGCTGTCTTACCAAGAGTAATACAGGAGATATTCCGATTGCCACCTACTGCATCACTCTCTGCAGTGGATAAGGACCTACTATGGAAGTTTCgtttctctcttttccgTTCTCCCCGATCCCTTACCAAATTCCTCAAATGCATCACCTGGTCGGACCCAGTGGAAGCAAAGCAAGCGGTGGAAAAGCTTTTACCACTATGGGGGCAAGAAGTCGGTATGGATGATGCCCTGGAGCTTTTAGGGCCTGGCTTTACACATAAGAAGGTCCGGGCATTCGCTGTAAAGCGCTTGGAACGAGCCGAAGATGATGTAAGCACCAGGTGCTTCCCATAGCTTGATAGCCCAACTTATCACTTTGTAGGAACTATTACTGTATCTGCTCCAACTAGTACAGGCTCTAAAATTTGAGCACAAATCATCTCTAGATACTCAGCGGGGCCATCGTGGCCATCGCAAACGGGAAAGAGAACTGGCATCTCAGGACGAACAAAGTAGCGGACTGTCACAATTCCTAATCAATCGAAGCGTAGCGAATCCCATATTAGGGACAAGTTTTCATTGGTACCTGATGATCGAATGTGATAACAGATCATCTGTAGGGAAAATGTATGCGCAGGTGGCCTTCAACTTTATGAAAAAATTATCAGAAGTAAGTTTGCATACCGTTGTGAATGATGTTAATCCCTTTGCAGACACCTCAAGGTCAAGCCCAGCGGGACATCCTTCGCCGACAAGGTGAACTTGTTCAAATACTGTCCACTCGGGCCAAAGAGATTCGTACCTCAAAAGACTCTAGGTCCAAAAAGATTGAAAAGCTCAAGGCATACCTGTCTGATTCAAAACACGGgcttgcttctcttcctgaaCCGCTTCCACTTCCCCTCAATCCCAACGTCTTCGTCACATCTGTTGTTGCTGAGaaatcatccatcttcaaatccaacCTTTTACCCCTTCTCATATGGTTTGAGACCATAGATTCGGCCAGACCTACAGACGATGATTCTCCTGATGCTGTTGTCAGCATTACACCGGATTATCCCATCATTTTTaaaaatggagatgatCTGCGCCAAGATCAGCTTGTAATCCAGCTGTTTACTTTGATGGATCGCCTTTTACGCAAAGAAAATCTCGATCTTCGTTTGAGCCCATATAGCGTACTGGCAACTTCAACCACAGAAGGCATGATACAGTTCGTGCCCAGCAAGAGTGTTGCGTCGATCATGGCTGAGCACGGGAGTTTACAAAATTATTTGAGAATAGAGCATGCGGATGATGGCGCTCTAGGTTCCTATGGAATCGAAGCCAGTGTAATGGACACGTTTGTTAGAAGTTGCGGTTAGTTGATCCTatcttcgtctttggtTTAAGCTAATTCAGCAAGAAGCTGGGTACTCTGTTCTCACCTATGTGCTAGGTGTTGGAGACAGACACTTGGATAATCTGATGCTGGCGCCAGATGgtcatttcttccatgGTATGAGAAGCCTAGCACTTGATACGTTTTCTGCTAACTTTTCTCAGTGGATTTCGGGTACATTCTCGGTCGTGATCCCAAGCCATACCCGCCCCCTGTCAAAGTCTGcaaagagatggtggaCGCCATGGGCGGCCCAGGATCTGCTCACTATGGAAGATTTCAGAGCTTATGCTATACTGCGTTTATCGGATTGAGGAAAAATGCCAACTTGATATTGAATCTTGTCGCATTAATGGTAGATGCTGGCATCCAGGATATACAGCTTGAACCAGATAAAGCTGTGTGGAAGGTGAGCAAGCACGTTCTTTATTTCAATGAACAACCTGGGTTAACACCTTCTCAGGTACAGGAAAAATTCATGTTGGATTTAtccgaagaagatgcaatCAAACAGTTCGAAGTATTATTGAATGATACTTCATATCTGACTGCCGTATTTGATCGTATTCATGACTGGTAAGTTTTGAGTCTGATCCACAAAAAagtgaaaagaggaaagcaTATTAATGTTTATCGAAAGGGCGCAATATCTTCGAGATTAGACATCACAAAGTGTATAACCAACCATACTCGTCAAAGACAGAATGGACGATTACCTGTTTTGTTTAGACACTaccattttcttttattGTCTGAATGGATAACCCTCTAGTGTTGTACAAATACGGGTACAGCCTTGTTTTCGCCATTAACCCTACATACGCAATATAAGCTATTCTCCAAAGAATGACTTACTGTCTTACATCTCCAAACTTTTTATAACA
This DNA window, taken from Cryptococcus deuterogattii R265 chromosome 3, complete sequence, encodes the following:
- a CDS encoding phosphatidylinositol 3-kinase; protein product: MQPGPSKDRDYSFARLCHLTPHLALKITSLQGSLPKHPFSRTLHNPDLAHQGIQQQTASDLYVTCQLWADGKQYSLLFRTPHKDFPRGYTWNSVVIFPITYPSLLLSSQIAFTIWDVQGSGKAIPVGGTTMSLFNSKRTLKRGQQRLHVHRGVQADPSLNTTTPSELADEEEDEMGRLERLVKDFERGDIPKIDWLDRLTFRQIEKAHSAEAEKSDNLYLYVDLPKFDFPVVFSEQESLITFPIQPVIHPPSQNSQPTSALPPNLLSNDPHLWKTYDPEAWKENPVEIKHRKLLRSQRLGDEGRDLKPGPADRDRLNEIFRLPPTASLSAVDKDLLWKFRFSLFRSPRSLTKFLKCITWSDPVEAKQAVEKLLPLWGQEVGMDDALELLGPGFTHKKVRAFAVKRLERAEDDELLLYLLQLVQALKFEHKSSLDTQRGHRGHRKRERELASQDEQSSGLSQFLINRSVANPILGTSFHWYLMIECDNRSSVGKMYAQVAFNFMKKLSETPQGQAQRDILRRQGELVQILSTRAKEIRTSKDSRSKKIEKLKAYLSDSKHGLASLPEPLPLPLNPNVFVTSVVAEKSSIFKSNLLPLLIWFETIDSARPTDDDSPDAVVSITPDYPIIFKNGDDLRQDQLVIQLFTLMDRLLRKENLDLRLSPYSVLATSTTEGMIQFVPSKSVASIMAEHGSLQNYLRIEHADDGALGSYGIEASVMDTFVRSCAGYSVLTYVLGVGDRHLDNLMLAPDGHFFHVDFGYILGRDPKPYPPPVKVCKEMVDAMGGPGSAHYGRFQSLCYTAFIGLRKNANLILNLVALMVDAGIQDIQLEPDKAVWKVQEKFMLDLSEEDAIKQFEVLLNDTSYLTAVFDRIHDWAQYLRD